The Corallococcus soli genome contains a region encoding:
- a CDS encoding Ig-like domain-containing protein gives MRIVSRGSRGLAAALAGAGALAAASCGEVQGTPERGASQARQEQTSPECLSASAPERELVIQDPGVVSDAVRTTEGAWSFGRLVARMSAPLAPEDFVRDWLAREAGSSVHGQDAATRERITQVLRDWPTRADGTLDLTKAPLRLRAIVNRMDLCDVSRGRAGEGHFVFDLLDAGGQPLGLTVTLAYDLPARSEADVREQARRWQALASLTPGSEAYNAALQDITDRFTAGTGRATVSADAPLRTADAKTDPRAAAAPSASLTDDTQAPTAEITAPATGSFVRSTVAITANAVDDVGVARVDFFNGASLIGSSTTPPFTVLWNTTTATTAVNSLTAQAFDAAGNSGTSSAVSVTVDNNPPLIILGSPQYNPTTQNYVRGNVNVSWSVALQGGAPVALVQAFQDGAVLTSNPVGSGITYSLSWNTLVLGNRPYTLGFQATDAAGNVSAFTTRQLIVDNAKPSLSVITSPANGAVVSGVVTLAASASDSQSLAYVIFEVDGVNLTPYATTAPYTKTWDTTGKSGTHQIVAIATDRAGNTRRSNPVTVTVP, from the coding sequence CGGTGCCTCCCAGGCCCGTCAGGAACAGACCTCCCCGGAGTGCCTCTCCGCCAGCGCCCCGGAGCGGGAGCTGGTCATCCAGGACCCGGGCGTCGTGAGCGACGCGGTGCGCACGACGGAGGGGGCGTGGAGCTTCGGTCGGTTGGTGGCGCGGATGAGCGCGCCCCTGGCGCCCGAGGACTTCGTGCGGGATTGGCTCGCGCGGGAGGCAGGCTCCAGCGTCCACGGCCAGGACGCCGCCACGCGGGAGCGCATCACCCAGGTCCTCCGAGACTGGCCGACGCGCGCCGACGGCACGCTGGACCTGACGAAGGCGCCCCTGCGCCTGCGGGCCATCGTCAACCGCATGGACCTGTGCGACGTGTCGCGCGGTCGCGCGGGTGAGGGGCACTTCGTCTTCGACCTGCTCGATGCGGGCGGCCAGCCCCTGGGTCTCACCGTCACCCTCGCGTACGACCTGCCCGCGCGGAGCGAGGCGGACGTGCGCGAGCAGGCTCGGCGCTGGCAGGCGCTGGCGTCGCTGACGCCGGGCAGCGAGGCCTACAACGCCGCGCTCCAGGACATCACCGACCGCTTCACGGCGGGGACAGGCCGGGCCACCGTCAGCGCGGACGCCCCGCTGCGCACCGCCGACGCGAAGACAGACCCGCGCGCCGCCGCCGCCCCGAGCGCCTCGTTGACCGACGACACCCAGGCGCCCACCGCGGAGATCACCGCGCCGGCCACGGGCAGCTTCGTGCGCTCCACCGTGGCCATCACCGCGAACGCCGTGGATGACGTGGGCGTCGCGCGCGTGGACTTCTTCAATGGCGCGTCACTCATCGGCTCGTCCACCACGCCGCCCTTCACCGTGCTCTGGAACACGACGACCGCGACGACGGCCGTGAACTCGCTGACGGCGCAGGCCTTCGATGCCGCCGGCAACAGCGGGACCTCCAGCGCGGTGAGCGTCACGGTGGACAACAATCCCCCGCTGATCATCCTGGGCTCGCCCCAGTACAACCCGACGACGCAGAACTACGTGCGCGGCAACGTCAACGTGTCGTGGTCGGTGGCGCTGCAGGGTGGCGCGCCCGTGGCCCTGGTGCAGGCCTTCCAGGACGGCGCCGTGCTGACGTCGAACCCCGTCGGCTCCGGCATCACCTACTCCCTCTCCTGGAACACGCTGGTGCTGGGCAACCGCCCCTACACCCTCGGCTTCCAGGCGACCGACGCCGCGGGCAACGTGTCCGCCTTCACCACCCGGCAGCTCATCGTGGACAACGCGAAGCCTTCGCTGTCGGTCATCACGTCGCCGGCCAACGGCGCGGTGGTCAGCGGCGTCGTCACGCTGGCGGCCTCCGCGAGCGACAGCCAGTCCCTGGCCTACGTCATCTTCGAGGTCGACGGCGTGAACCTCACGCCCTACGCGACCACCGCGCCGTACACGAAGACCTGGGACACCACGGGCAAGTCCGGCACGCACCAGATTGTCGCCATCGCCACGGACCGCGCGGGCAACACCCGGCGCAGCAACCCGGTCACGGTGACCGTCCCCTGA
- a CDS encoding metallophosphoesterase, with amino-acid sequence MVRLNWLHLSDLHLGTQGSRLLRPEYRQAFELDLRNLHEQTGPWDVVFISGDLTLTGSLQEFQLLDATLRSLWDYLRSLGSDPVLFAVPGDHDAWNSASFNLSMWMLEDNAWSSMHGAFKVSNEGQLARDASKAFAPFTDWFGSWRHEHLSHRLESFKKGLLPGDFVATLVKNKLRIGVVGLNSIFTPPVPGRTSPPDSTSTNPKGLLRAVHTEQIEAALGKNIADWTREHDAVLLVTHDSPRGLYSPWLHAVQEVLTPHDRTLLHLCSGWKSARGFFLLRRDRALATSVHAPSLFSRVDTGKEQQWGYVAGQLDLQDRPALRLFPHSVVRRKGALKFGVVTREDIGIDGSIVVPWTELVRVTARTPLPMDASAEQSRLTAALMRPLGPSVKGPGISAVEEKLLGPLPRGVKLRKTLSTKLEHIGWMAWSPMGDALAVGMRGGRLAYWTPSQDEPLWEGLAHDSEIVDLGFSPDGRLLASRSRDRVCVWSTHGERLRDHEPPGDAGNVVAWSPEGLLVVDSLPQRTAHFWNAGKAVVPMLPDEVSRLGPETIYAMAWSGNGQHLAYAGSGTKNTTVLFLRAPGVRVLAWRSSTRLWSEDILDVAWKPAAQIVAMAGSAGSIYVEHAEDDVSIKVLEGHTDAVTGVSFSHDGRLLASQSHDGTIRLWRTDSWEFVAQIKEPQSYLSNAGLAFSPVAPVLASPGHGGRSVRLWDFDIDALLQSKTAPATVHELSAKVVLVGEGGVGKSCLAMRMVMDQYEELGPTHGMKFWTMHGEPAPATPGGVQARREIVLWDLGGQSEYQLVHQLFIRDSTVALMVMQPRQGERGLEDIEFWNTRLMARSSEKPIRKILVGTQVDDAQSPVDHPALENLVQRLGFERYVLTSAKTGLGVRDLTTSLNAVIPWDAIEPVSRPELFQRLRLRIQSMREAGRVVLPFLELEAELKRDFGQEFDPKALHIVVAHMNRQGIAADSRMADGRRVLILEVEQLERYAGSLVVAARENTHGVPAIDLARVMSPAMEFPRIRREDRLPRDQELPVLDCVTELLIENGICLRHEGLLVFPSLFQQLPSEDPDVAFPHAVSLYYDFTGPIDNIYASLVAELAISRRFGALRLWNNRAEFGGTGEERSGIRRGPSSRGGAKLDVYFGEATEPFTRALFINFIETHLRERGVALRERLSVTCACGRIFPEDAVQERLRGDKSDIPCSYCDTRTVLTLGAEQSREKNPEVVSQLHALRIEIEETRAQIVTEVKVSMDKEKKVQPTQGTPLRILHLSDLHVEATDNPDRLLQPLVGDLTDREEGLGIERLDYLVISGDITQRATPQEFEQARHFVSRLIQQFSLTAQRCIIVPGNHDLDWNTRVYEWRQGRLVDTKRLPPGSFVPEGSGFLVRDDAKYSERFTNFSEHFFHPLMQKPYPLAAGEQCLPSFFKESRIQFLAMNSASTIDEFFRSRAGIDDQALSRGLLAADGELAQARHRGDLREGERVLRMAVWHHPISGNEKMVEDAFVSRLHQSEVKVCLHGHVHEDRADLLNYLHPCRRLHVIGAGSFGAHAHERPASTPNLYNLIEVQRDLGRLTVHTRSRSQIGGAWTGWAKWPGATPRDKRTYYDVTLP; translated from the coding sequence GTGGTTCGTCTGAACTGGCTTCACCTGTCGGATCTGCATCTGGGCACGCAGGGCTCCCGGCTGCTCCGCCCGGAATATCGGCAGGCCTTCGAACTCGATCTTCGCAATCTGCACGAGCAGACCGGCCCCTGGGACGTGGTCTTCATCTCGGGAGACCTCACACTGACGGGTAGCCTCCAGGAGTTCCAGTTGTTGGACGCGACGCTCCGGTCGCTGTGGGACTACCTCCGAAGCCTGGGGTCCGATCCAGTCCTCTTTGCCGTGCCCGGCGACCACGACGCTTGGAATTCAGCGAGCTTCAATCTGAGCATGTGGATGCTTGAGGACAATGCTTGGTCATCTATGCACGGAGCGTTCAAGGTCTCCAACGAGGGCCAGTTGGCACGCGACGCCTCGAAGGCGTTCGCTCCCTTCACGGATTGGTTTGGTTCGTGGCGGCACGAACACCTTTCGCACAGGCTGGAGTCATTCAAAAAAGGTTTGCTGCCCGGAGACTTTGTCGCCACCCTGGTCAAGAACAAGTTGAGGATCGGGGTGGTGGGACTCAACTCAATCTTCACGCCTCCCGTGCCGGGAAGAACTTCGCCCCCTGACAGTACGAGCACGAATCCCAAAGGCTTGCTGCGCGCAGTCCACACCGAGCAAATCGAGGCTGCTCTCGGCAAGAATATCGCAGATTGGACGCGCGAGCATGATGCCGTTCTGCTGGTGACCCACGACTCCCCACGGGGATTGTACTCCCCGTGGCTGCACGCGGTGCAGGAAGTCCTCACGCCTCATGACCGGACGCTGCTGCATCTGTGCAGTGGATGGAAGAGTGCGAGGGGGTTCTTCTTGCTGAGGCGTGATAGAGCCCTTGCCACTTCCGTTCACGCTCCTTCGCTTTTTAGTAGAGTGGATACAGGCAAGGAACAGCAATGGGGCTATGTCGCGGGACAGCTCGACCTGCAAGACAGGCCCGCATTGAGGCTCTTTCCGCACTCGGTCGTGAGACGGAAGGGGGCGCTCAAGTTCGGGGTGGTGACTCGGGAGGATATCGGCATCGACGGAAGCATCGTGGTTCCATGGACCGAACTGGTTCGTGTAACAGCGCGGACTCCCCTCCCCATGGATGCAAGCGCCGAGCAGTCCAGGCTCACTGCGGCGCTCATGAGGCCACTCGGGCCGTCCGTGAAAGGTCCCGGAATTTCGGCAGTGGAAGAAAAGCTACTCGGCCCGTTGCCCAGGGGAGTGAAGCTCCGCAAGACACTAAGCACGAAGCTAGAGCACATTGGCTGGATGGCATGGTCGCCCATGGGCGACGCACTGGCTGTTGGCATGAGGGGCGGACGACTTGCCTATTGGACCCCCTCCCAGGATGAACCCCTTTGGGAGGGGCTGGCGCACGACTCGGAGATCGTCGACCTTGGTTTTTCCCCCGATGGGCGTTTGCTCGCGTCCCGGTCCCGCGACCGCGTCTGTGTCTGGAGCACCCACGGGGAACGCCTCCGAGACCATGAGCCGCCCGGGGACGCAGGAAACGTCGTGGCGTGGTCGCCGGAAGGACTGTTGGTGGTGGATTCGCTGCCGCAGCGGACGGCTCACTTCTGGAATGCCGGAAAAGCCGTGGTGCCCATGTTGCCTGATGAGGTGAGCAGGTTGGGGCCCGAGACAATCTATGCCATGGCATGGTCAGGAAATGGTCAGCACTTAGCCTATGCTGGAAGTGGCACAAAAAACACCACGGTCCTCTTCTTGAGGGCGCCAGGAGTACGGGTTTTGGCGTGGCGCAGTTCCACGCGACTCTGGTCGGAGGACATCCTGGATGTTGCGTGGAAGCCCGCAGCGCAGATAGTCGCCATGGCCGGTAGCGCTGGATCGATCTATGTTGAGCATGCGGAAGACGATGTCTCTATCAAAGTGCTGGAAGGGCACACGGATGCGGTAACAGGTGTTTCCTTCTCACATGATGGACGACTCCTCGCCTCTCAGTCACATGATGGGACAATCCGTCTGTGGCGCACGGACTCCTGGGAGTTCGTGGCGCAGATCAAGGAACCCCAGTCCTATCTGTCCAATGCAGGGCTTGCCTTCTCTCCGGTGGCACCGGTCCTGGCGAGCCCGGGGCATGGCGGTCGGTCCGTGCGGCTCTGGGACTTCGATATCGACGCGCTGCTTCAATCAAAGACAGCACCTGCCACGGTCCATGAACTCAGCGCCAAGGTCGTGCTCGTGGGCGAGGGCGGCGTGGGAAAGAGTTGCTTGGCCATGCGCATGGTGATGGACCAATACGAGGAACTGGGTCCCACTCACGGGATGAAGTTCTGGACGATGCACGGGGAGCCCGCGCCCGCCACCCCTGGAGGAGTCCAGGCCCGACGGGAAATCGTTCTCTGGGATCTGGGTGGTCAGAGCGAATACCAACTCGTGCACCAGTTGTTCATCCGCGACTCGACCGTGGCCTTGATGGTGATGCAGCCTCGCCAGGGGGAGCGGGGACTAGAGGACATTGAGTTTTGGAATACGCGCCTGATGGCACGGTCCTCTGAGAAGCCCATCCGGAAGATTCTCGTGGGTACCCAGGTGGATGATGCTCAATCGCCGGTAGACCACCCCGCATTGGAGAACCTAGTCCAGCGGCTTGGCTTTGAACGGTACGTCCTGACCAGTGCGAAGACGGGCCTGGGCGTGCGGGATCTCACGACCTCACTGAATGCGGTGATCCCCTGGGACGCTATTGAGCCCGTAAGCCGTCCCGAGCTGTTCCAGCGCCTCCGCCTGCGAATTCAGTCGATGCGCGAGGCCGGGCGAGTCGTGCTGCCGTTCCTTGAGCTGGAGGCGGAGCTAAAGCGGGATTTCGGTCAGGAGTTTGATCCGAAGGCGCTCCACATTGTCGTGGCTCACATGAACAGACAGGGCATAGCCGCGGACTCCCGGATGGCGGACGGTCGTCGTGTGCTCATTCTGGAGGTGGAGCAGCTTGAGCGCTACGCCGGCTCACTGGTGGTCGCGGCTCGGGAGAACACCCATGGGGTTCCTGCCATCGACTTGGCCCGGGTCATGTCCCCCGCCATGGAGTTTCCTCGCATCCGCCGGGAGGACCGCCTCCCTCGGGACCAGGAACTGCCGGTGCTCGACTGTGTAACCGAGCTGTTGATCGAAAACGGAATCTGCTTGCGCCATGAAGGGTTGCTTGTTTTTCCCTCGCTCTTCCAGCAGCTCCCCAGCGAGGATCCTGATGTGGCGTTTCCCCATGCGGTTTCGCTCTATTACGATTTCACGGGTCCCATTGACAACATCTACGCTTCCCTTGTCGCGGAACTGGCTATCAGCCGGCGTTTCGGTGCGCTGCGCCTCTGGAACAACCGCGCCGAGTTCGGTGGCACAGGAGAGGAACGCTCCGGCATTCGTCGAGGACCCAGTAGTCGTGGAGGGGCGAAGCTAGATGTCTACTTTGGCGAAGCCACAGAACCCTTCACGCGTGCGCTGTTCATCAACTTCATCGAAACCCATCTTCGCGAGCGGGGCGTAGCGCTGCGGGAGCGCCTGTCCGTCACATGCGCTTGTGGTAGGATCTTTCCGGAGGACGCGGTCCAGGAACGACTGCGCGGTGATAAGTCAGATATTCCATGCTCTTATTGTGACACGCGCACGGTCCTGACTCTCGGTGCGGAGCAGTCCCGCGAGAAGAATCCGGAGGTGGTGAGTCAGTTGCACGCCCTTCGGATTGAAATCGAGGAGACGCGGGCTCAAATCGTCACGGAGGTAAAGGTGAGCATGGACAAGGAAAAGAAGGTGCAGCCAACGCAGGGCACGCCTCTCCGGATTCTCCACCTGAGCGATCTGCACGTCGAAGCCACGGATAACCCGGACCGCCTCCTGCAACCCCTGGTGGGAGACCTGACGGACCGTGAGGAAGGACTGGGCATCGAGCGCCTGGACTACTTGGTCATCTCGGGCGACATCACCCAGCGAGCGACACCGCAGGAGTTTGAGCAGGCCCGTCACTTCGTCTCCAGGCTCATCCAGCAGTTCAGCCTCACGGCCCAGCGCTGCATCATCGTTCCAGGGAATCACGATTTGGACTGGAACACTCGCGTCTACGAGTGGAGGCAGGGTCGTTTGGTGGACACGAAACGCCTGCCGCCGGGGTCCTTCGTGCCCGAGGGGTCGGGGTTCCTCGTCCGGGACGATGCGAAATACTCCGAACGGTTCACGAACTTCTCCGAGCACTTCTTCCATCCGCTCATGCAGAAGCCCTATCCGCTGGCGGCCGGGGAGCAATGCCTCCCGTCTTTCTTCAAGGAGAGCCGCATCCAGTTCCTGGCGATGAACTCCGCGTCGACCATTGACGAGTTCTTCCGGTCGAGGGCAGGTATCGACGACCAAGCCCTATCGCGGGGGCTGCTGGCCGCAGATGGGGAACTCGCTCAGGCCCGACACCGTGGAGACCTGCGGGAAGGGGAGCGAGTCCTGCGCATGGCCGTCTGGCACCACCCGATTTCAGGGAACGAGAAGATGGTGGAGGACGCGTTCGTGTCCAGGCTCCACCAATCGGAGGTCAAGGTCTGCCTCCATGGCCATGTGCATGAAGACCGGGCGGACCTGTTGAACTACCTCCACCCTTGCCGCAGGCTCCACGTCATCGGTGCCGGAAGCTTTGGGGCGCATGCGCATGAGCGGCCAGCGTCCACTCCCAACCTCTACAATCTGATCGAGGTCCAGAGAGACCTTGGTCGGCTCACGGTCCACACCCGAAGCCGCTCCCAGATTGGAGGCGCCTGGACCGGCTGGGCGAAATGGCCAGGCGCGACGCCGCGTGACAAGCGCACCTACTACGATGTGACACTCCCGTAA